One Delphinus delphis chromosome 3, mDelDel1.2, whole genome shotgun sequence genomic region harbors:
- the RANBP3 gene encoding ran-binding protein 3 isoform X7 — MADLANEEKPAIAPPVFVFQKDKGQKRSAGGSSPEGGEDSDREDGNYCPPVKRERTSSLTQFPPSQSEEKSSGFRLKPPTLIHGQAPSAGLPSQKPKEQQRSVLRPAVLQAPQPKVLSQTVPSSGTNGVSVPADCPGAATSASPDNPARRSPSDEAPALEEKDLQKNESSSASEESCEKKELAQQAFVFGQNLRDRVKLINENAEVVDMENAGHPSSEAPAATNYFLQYISSSLESSANSADAASSKFIFGQNMSERVLSPPKLNEVSPDANRENTVAESGSESSSQEATPEKESLAESAAAYTKATARKCLLEKVEVITGEEAESNVLQIQCKLFVFDKTSQSWVERGRGLLRLNDMASTDDGTLQSRLVMRTQGSLRLILNTKLWAQMQMDKASEKSIRITAMDTEDQGVKVFLISASSKDTGQLYAALHHRILALRSHVEQEQEARTPAPEPGAAPSNEDDSDDDDVLAPSGATGGGAGDEGDGQTAGST; from the exons aaaaGCCTGCCATTGCTCCGCCCGTCTTTGTGTTTCAGAAGGATAAAGGACAAAAG AGGTCAGCCGGAGGCTCCAGCCCCGAAGGTGGAGAAG ATTCTGACCGAGAAGATGGAAATTACTGCCCTCCCGTCAAGCGAGAAAGAACATCCTCTTTAACGCAATTCCCGCCTTCACAGTCAG AGGAAAAGAGCAGTGGATTCCGGTTGAAGCCGCCGACCCTGATCCACGGCCAGGCACCCAGTGCAG GTCTGCCGAGCCAGAAGCCCAAGGAGCAGCAGCGGAGCGTGCTTCGCCCAGCAGTGCTACAAGCCCCGCAGCCAAAGGTGCTCTCACAGACCG TCCCGAGCAGCGGCACCAACGGGGTCAGTGTCCCGGCAGACTGCCCGGGGGCAGCGACATCGGCTTCGCCTGACAACCCCGCCCGGAGGAGTCCCTCTGACGAGGCACCAGCACTTGAG GAGAAAGACTTGCAGAAAAATGAGTCCAGCAGTGCTTCTGAGGAGAGCTGCGAGAAGAAGGAGCTTGCACAGCAGGCGTTTGTGTTCGGGCAGAACCTGAGGGACAGAGTTAAG TTAATAAATGAGAACGCTGAAGTAGTGGACATGGAGAACGCCGGACACCCCAGTTCAGAAGCGCCAGCCGCCACCAACTACTTCCTTCAGTACATCAGCTCCAG TTTAGAGAGCTCAGCCAACAGTGCGGACGCCGCCAGCAGCAAATTCATATTTGGCCAGAACATGAGTGAGCGCGTGTTG AGCCCGCccaagttaaatgaggtcagcCCGGATGCCAACAGAGAAAACACAGTGGCCGAGTCCGGGTCCGAGTCCTCGTCCCAGGAGGCCACCCCCGAGAAAG AGTCGCTGGCCGAGTCGGCGGCCGCCTACACCAAGGCGACAGCGCGGAAGTGCTTGCTGGAAAAGGTGGAGGTGATCACCGGGGAGGAGGCCGAAAGCAACGTGCTGCAG ATCCAGTGTAAGCTGTTTGTCTTTGACAAGACCTCGCAGTCGTGGGTGGAGAGAGGCCGGGGGCTGCTCAGACTCAACGACATGGCATCGACTGACGATGGGACGTTGCAGTCCCGACTAG TGATGCGGACCCAGGGCAGCCTGCGGCTGATCCTCAACACCAAGCTGTGGGCCCAGATGCAGATGGACAAGGCCAGTGAGAAGAGCATCCGCATCACAGCCATGGACACGGAGGACCAGGGCGTGAAGGTCTTCCTGATCTCG GCCAGCTCCAAGGACACGGGCCAGCTGTATGCGGCCCTGCACCACCGCATCCTGGCGCTGCGCAGCCACGTGGAGCAGGAGCAGGAGGCCAGGACGCCGGCCCCCGAGCCTGGGGCGGCCCCGTCCAACGAGGACGACAGCGACGACGACGACGTCCTGGCCCCGTCGGGGGCCACCGGAGGCG GCGCTGGCGACGAAGGGGACGGGCAGACGGCCGGGAGCACATAG
- the RANBP3 gene encoding ran-binding protein 3 isoform X6 gives MADLANEEKPAIAPPVFVFQKDKGQKRSAGGSSPEGGEDSDREDGNYCPPVKRERTSSLTQFPPSQSVSKNNVFMPSTFCEPSAGNSDSEPEEKSSGFRLKPPTLIHGQAPSAGLPSQKPKEQQRSVLRPAVLQAPQPKVLSQTVPSSGTNGVSVPADCPGAATSASPDNPARRSPSDEAPALEEKDLQKNESSSASEESCEKKELAQQAFVFGQNLRDRVKLINENAEVVDMENAGHPSSEAPAATNYFLQYISSSLESSANSADAASSKFIFGQNMSERVLSPPKLNEVSPDANRENTVAESGSESSSQEATPEKESLAESAAAYTKATARKCLLEKVEVITGEEAESNVLQIQCKLFVFDKTSQSWVERGRGLLRLNDMASTDDGTLQSRLVMRTQGSLRLILNTKLWAQMQMDKASEKSIRITAMDTEDQGVKVFLISASSKDTGQLYAALHHRILALRSHVEQEQEARTPAPEPGAAPSNEDDSDDDDVLAPSGATGGGAGDEGDGQTAGST, from the exons aaaaGCCTGCCATTGCTCCGCCCGTCTTTGTGTTTCAGAAGGATAAAGGACAAAAG AGGTCAGCCGGAGGCTCCAGCCCCGAAGGTGGAGAAG ATTCTGACCGAGAAGATGGAAATTACTGCCCTCCCGTCAAGCGAGAAAGAACATCCTCTTTAACGCAATTCCCGCCTTCACAGTCAG TATcaaaaaacaatgtttttatgCCATCCACCTTCTGCGAGCCATCTGCAGGCAATTCTGACTCAGAACCAG AGGAAAAGAGCAGTGGATTCCGGTTGAAGCCGCCGACCCTGATCCACGGCCAGGCACCCAGTGCAG GTCTGCCGAGCCAGAAGCCCAAGGAGCAGCAGCGGAGCGTGCTTCGCCCAGCAGTGCTACAAGCCCCGCAGCCAAAGGTGCTCTCACAGACCG TCCCGAGCAGCGGCACCAACGGGGTCAGTGTCCCGGCAGACTGCCCGGGGGCAGCGACATCGGCTTCGCCTGACAACCCCGCCCGGAGGAGTCCCTCTGACGAGGCACCAGCACTTGAG GAGAAAGACTTGCAGAAAAATGAGTCCAGCAGTGCTTCTGAGGAGAGCTGCGAGAAGAAGGAGCTTGCACAGCAGGCGTTTGTGTTCGGGCAGAACCTGAGGGACAGAGTTAAG TTAATAAATGAGAACGCTGAAGTAGTGGACATGGAGAACGCCGGACACCCCAGTTCAGAAGCGCCAGCCGCCACCAACTACTTCCTTCAGTACATCAGCTCCAG TTTAGAGAGCTCAGCCAACAGTGCGGACGCCGCCAGCAGCAAATTCATATTTGGCCAGAACATGAGTGAGCGCGTGTTG AGCCCGCccaagttaaatgaggtcagcCCGGATGCCAACAGAGAAAACACAGTGGCCGAGTCCGGGTCCGAGTCCTCGTCCCAGGAGGCCACCCCCGAGAAAG AGTCGCTGGCCGAGTCGGCGGCCGCCTACACCAAGGCGACAGCGCGGAAGTGCTTGCTGGAAAAGGTGGAGGTGATCACCGGGGAGGAGGCCGAAAGCAACGTGCTGCAG ATCCAGTGTAAGCTGTTTGTCTTTGACAAGACCTCGCAGTCGTGGGTGGAGAGAGGCCGGGGGCTGCTCAGACTCAACGACATGGCATCGACTGACGATGGGACGTTGCAGTCCCGACTAG TGATGCGGACCCAGGGCAGCCTGCGGCTGATCCTCAACACCAAGCTGTGGGCCCAGATGCAGATGGACAAGGCCAGTGAGAAGAGCATCCGCATCACAGCCATGGACACGGAGGACCAGGGCGTGAAGGTCTTCCTGATCTCG GCCAGCTCCAAGGACACGGGCCAGCTGTATGCGGCCCTGCACCACCGCATCCTGGCGCTGCGCAGCCACGTGGAGCAGGAGCAGGAGGCCAGGACGCCGGCCCCCGAGCCTGGGGCGGCCCCGTCCAACGAGGACGACAGCGACGACGACGACGTCCTGGCCCCGTCGGGGGCCACCGGAGGCG GCGCTGGCGACGAAGGGGACGGGCAGACGGCCGGGAGCACATAG
- the RANBP3 gene encoding ran-binding protein 3 isoform X5 produces MADLANEEKPAIAPPVFVFQKDKGQKRSAGGSSPEGGEDSDREDGNYCPPVKRERTSSLTQFPPSQSVSKNNVFMPSTFCEPSAGNSDSEPEEKSSGFRLKPPTLIHGQAPSAGLPSQKPKEQQRSVLRPAVLQAPQPKVLSQTVPSSGTNGVSVPADCPGAATSASPDNPARRSPSDEAPALEEKDLQKNESSSASEESCEKKELAQQAFVFGQNLRDRVKLINENAEVVDMENAGHPSSEAPAATNYFLQYISSSLESSANSADAASSKFIFGQNMSERVLSPPKLNEVSPDANRENTVAESGSESSSQEATPEKANNIAESLAESAAAYTKATARKCLLEKVEVITGEEAESNVLQIQCKLFVFDKTSQSWVERGRGLLRLNDMASTDDGTLQSRLVMRTQGSLRLILNTKLWAQMQMDKASEKSIRITAMDTEDQGVKVFLISASSKDTGQLYAALHHRILALRSHVEQEQEARTPAPEPGAAPSNEDDSDDDDVLAPSGATGGGAGDEGDGQTAGST; encoded by the exons aaaaGCCTGCCATTGCTCCGCCCGTCTTTGTGTTTCAGAAGGATAAAGGACAAAAG AGGTCAGCCGGAGGCTCCAGCCCCGAAGGTGGAGAAG ATTCTGACCGAGAAGATGGAAATTACTGCCCTCCCGTCAAGCGAGAAAGAACATCCTCTTTAACGCAATTCCCGCCTTCACAGTCAG TATcaaaaaacaatgtttttatgCCATCCACCTTCTGCGAGCCATCTGCAGGCAATTCTGACTCAGAACCAG AGGAAAAGAGCAGTGGATTCCGGTTGAAGCCGCCGACCCTGATCCACGGCCAGGCACCCAGTGCAG GTCTGCCGAGCCAGAAGCCCAAGGAGCAGCAGCGGAGCGTGCTTCGCCCAGCAGTGCTACAAGCCCCGCAGCCAAAGGTGCTCTCACAGACCG TCCCGAGCAGCGGCACCAACGGGGTCAGTGTCCCGGCAGACTGCCCGGGGGCAGCGACATCGGCTTCGCCTGACAACCCCGCCCGGAGGAGTCCCTCTGACGAGGCACCAGCACTTGAG GAGAAAGACTTGCAGAAAAATGAGTCCAGCAGTGCTTCTGAGGAGAGCTGCGAGAAGAAGGAGCTTGCACAGCAGGCGTTTGTGTTCGGGCAGAACCTGAGGGACAGAGTTAAG TTAATAAATGAGAACGCTGAAGTAGTGGACATGGAGAACGCCGGACACCCCAGTTCAGAAGCGCCAGCCGCCACCAACTACTTCCTTCAGTACATCAGCTCCAG TTTAGAGAGCTCAGCCAACAGTGCGGACGCCGCCAGCAGCAAATTCATATTTGGCCAGAACATGAGTGAGCGCGTGTTG AGCCCGCccaagttaaatgaggtcagcCCGGATGCCAACAGAGAAAACACAGTGGCCGAGTCCGGGTCCGAGTCCTCGTCCCAGGAGGCCACCCCCGAGAAAG CTAATAACATTGCAGAGTCGCTGGCCGAGTCGGCGGCCGCCTACACCAAGGCGACAGCGCGGAAGTGCTTGCTGGAAAAGGTGGAGGTGATCACCGGGGAGGAGGCCGAAAGCAACGTGCTGCAG ATCCAGTGTAAGCTGTTTGTCTTTGACAAGACCTCGCAGTCGTGGGTGGAGAGAGGCCGGGGGCTGCTCAGACTCAACGACATGGCATCGACTGACGATGGGACGTTGCAGTCCCGACTAG TGATGCGGACCCAGGGCAGCCTGCGGCTGATCCTCAACACCAAGCTGTGGGCCCAGATGCAGATGGACAAGGCCAGTGAGAAGAGCATCCGCATCACAGCCATGGACACGGAGGACCAGGGCGTGAAGGTCTTCCTGATCTCG GCCAGCTCCAAGGACACGGGCCAGCTGTATGCGGCCCTGCACCACCGCATCCTGGCGCTGCGCAGCCACGTGGAGCAGGAGCAGGAGGCCAGGACGCCGGCCCCCGAGCCTGGGGCGGCCCCGTCCAACGAGGACGACAGCGACGACGACGACGTCCTGGCCCCGTCGGGGGCCACCGGAGGCG GCGCTGGCGACGAAGGGGACGGGCAGACGGCCGGGAGCACATAG
- the RANBP3 gene encoding ran-binding protein 3 isoform X4, whose protein sequence is MADLANEEKPAIAPPVFVFQKDKGQKSSAEQKDLSDSGEEPRGEAEAPHHGTGHPESAGEHALELPAPASASASAPEAQLPPFPRELAGRSAGGSSPEGGEDSDREDGNYCPPVKRERTSSLTQFPPSQSEEKSSGFRLKPPTLIHGQAPSAGLPSQKPKEQQRSVLRPAVLQAPQPKVLSQTVPSSGTNGVSVPADCPGAATSASPDNPARRSPSDEAPALEEKDLQKNESSSASEESCEKKELAQQAFVFGQNLRDRVKLINENAEVVDMENAGHPSSEAPAATNYFLQYISSSLESSANSADAASSKFIFGQNMSERVLSPPKLNEVSPDANRENTVAESGSESSSQEATPEKESLAESAAAYTKATARKCLLEKVEVITGEEAESNVLQIQCKLFVFDKTSQSWVERGRGLLRLNDMASTDDGTLQSRLVMRTQGSLRLILNTKLWAQMQMDKASEKSIRITAMDTEDQGVKVFLISASSKDTGQLYAALHHRILALRSHVEQEQEARTPAPEPGAAPSNEDDSDDDDVLAPSGATGGGAGDEGDGQTAGST, encoded by the exons aaaaGCCTGCCATTGCTCCGCCCGTCTTTGTGTTTCAGAAGGATAAAGGACAAAAG TCCTCTGCAGAGCAAAAAGACTTGTCGGATTCGGGAGAGGAGCCTCGGGGGGAGGCTGAGGCCCCCCACCATGGCACGGGTCACCCCGAGTCAGCTGGTGAGCATGCCCTAGAGCTTCCTGCCCCCGCTAGCGCTTCAGCCAGCGCTCCTGAAGCCCAGCTTCCTCCTTTTCCACGAGAACTGGCAGGG AGGTCAGCCGGAGGCTCCAGCCCCGAAGGTGGAGAAG ATTCTGACCGAGAAGATGGAAATTACTGCCCTCCCGTCAAGCGAGAAAGAACATCCTCTTTAACGCAATTCCCGCCTTCACAGTCAG AGGAAAAGAGCAGTGGATTCCGGTTGAAGCCGCCGACCCTGATCCACGGCCAGGCACCCAGTGCAG GTCTGCCGAGCCAGAAGCCCAAGGAGCAGCAGCGGAGCGTGCTTCGCCCAGCAGTGCTACAAGCCCCGCAGCCAAAGGTGCTCTCACAGACCG TCCCGAGCAGCGGCACCAACGGGGTCAGTGTCCCGGCAGACTGCCCGGGGGCAGCGACATCGGCTTCGCCTGACAACCCCGCCCGGAGGAGTCCCTCTGACGAGGCACCAGCACTTGAG GAGAAAGACTTGCAGAAAAATGAGTCCAGCAGTGCTTCTGAGGAGAGCTGCGAGAAGAAGGAGCTTGCACAGCAGGCGTTTGTGTTCGGGCAGAACCTGAGGGACAGAGTTAAG TTAATAAATGAGAACGCTGAAGTAGTGGACATGGAGAACGCCGGACACCCCAGTTCAGAAGCGCCAGCCGCCACCAACTACTTCCTTCAGTACATCAGCTCCAG TTTAGAGAGCTCAGCCAACAGTGCGGACGCCGCCAGCAGCAAATTCATATTTGGCCAGAACATGAGTGAGCGCGTGTTG AGCCCGCccaagttaaatgaggtcagcCCGGATGCCAACAGAGAAAACACAGTGGCCGAGTCCGGGTCCGAGTCCTCGTCCCAGGAGGCCACCCCCGAGAAAG AGTCGCTGGCCGAGTCGGCGGCCGCCTACACCAAGGCGACAGCGCGGAAGTGCTTGCTGGAAAAGGTGGAGGTGATCACCGGGGAGGAGGCCGAAAGCAACGTGCTGCAG ATCCAGTGTAAGCTGTTTGTCTTTGACAAGACCTCGCAGTCGTGGGTGGAGAGAGGCCGGGGGCTGCTCAGACTCAACGACATGGCATCGACTGACGATGGGACGTTGCAGTCCCGACTAG TGATGCGGACCCAGGGCAGCCTGCGGCTGATCCTCAACACCAAGCTGTGGGCCCAGATGCAGATGGACAAGGCCAGTGAGAAGAGCATCCGCATCACAGCCATGGACACGGAGGACCAGGGCGTGAAGGTCTTCCTGATCTCG GCCAGCTCCAAGGACACGGGCCAGCTGTATGCGGCCCTGCACCACCGCATCCTGGCGCTGCGCAGCCACGTGGAGCAGGAGCAGGAGGCCAGGACGCCGGCCCCCGAGCCTGGGGCGGCCCCGTCCAACGAGGACGACAGCGACGACGACGACGTCCTGGCCCCGTCGGGGGCCACCGGAGGCG GCGCTGGCGACGAAGGGGACGGGCAGACGGCCGGGAGCACATAG
- the RANBP3 gene encoding ran-binding protein 3 isoform X3 has protein sequence MADLANEEKPAIAPPVFVFQKDKGQKSSAEQKDLSDSGEEPRGEAEAPHHGTGHPESAGEHALELPAPASASASAPEAQLPPFPRELAGRSAGGSSPEGGEDSDREDGNYCPPVKRERTSSLTQFPPSQSEEKSSGFRLKPPTLIHGQAPSAGLPSQKPKEQQRSVLRPAVLQAPQPKVLSQTVPSSGTNGVSVPADCPGAATSASPDNPARRSPSDEAPALEEKDLQKNESSSASEESCEKKELAQQAFVFGQNLRDRVKLINENAEVVDMENAGHPSSEAPAATNYFLQYISSSLESSANSADAASSKFIFGQNMSERVLSPPKLNEVSPDANRENTVAESGSESSSQEATPEKANNIAESLAESAAAYTKATARKCLLEKVEVITGEEAESNVLQIQCKLFVFDKTSQSWVERGRGLLRLNDMASTDDGTLQSRLVMRTQGSLRLILNTKLWAQMQMDKASEKSIRITAMDTEDQGVKVFLISASSKDTGQLYAALHHRILALRSHVEQEQEARTPAPEPGAAPSNEDDSDDDDVLAPSGATGGGAGDEGDGQTAGST, from the exons aaaaGCCTGCCATTGCTCCGCCCGTCTTTGTGTTTCAGAAGGATAAAGGACAAAAG TCCTCTGCAGAGCAAAAAGACTTGTCGGATTCGGGAGAGGAGCCTCGGGGGGAGGCTGAGGCCCCCCACCATGGCACGGGTCACCCCGAGTCAGCTGGTGAGCATGCCCTAGAGCTTCCTGCCCCCGCTAGCGCTTCAGCCAGCGCTCCTGAAGCCCAGCTTCCTCCTTTTCCACGAGAACTGGCAGGG AGGTCAGCCGGAGGCTCCAGCCCCGAAGGTGGAGAAG ATTCTGACCGAGAAGATGGAAATTACTGCCCTCCCGTCAAGCGAGAAAGAACATCCTCTTTAACGCAATTCCCGCCTTCACAGTCAG AGGAAAAGAGCAGTGGATTCCGGTTGAAGCCGCCGACCCTGATCCACGGCCAGGCACCCAGTGCAG GTCTGCCGAGCCAGAAGCCCAAGGAGCAGCAGCGGAGCGTGCTTCGCCCAGCAGTGCTACAAGCCCCGCAGCCAAAGGTGCTCTCACAGACCG TCCCGAGCAGCGGCACCAACGGGGTCAGTGTCCCGGCAGACTGCCCGGGGGCAGCGACATCGGCTTCGCCTGACAACCCCGCCCGGAGGAGTCCCTCTGACGAGGCACCAGCACTTGAG GAGAAAGACTTGCAGAAAAATGAGTCCAGCAGTGCTTCTGAGGAGAGCTGCGAGAAGAAGGAGCTTGCACAGCAGGCGTTTGTGTTCGGGCAGAACCTGAGGGACAGAGTTAAG TTAATAAATGAGAACGCTGAAGTAGTGGACATGGAGAACGCCGGACACCCCAGTTCAGAAGCGCCAGCCGCCACCAACTACTTCCTTCAGTACATCAGCTCCAG TTTAGAGAGCTCAGCCAACAGTGCGGACGCCGCCAGCAGCAAATTCATATTTGGCCAGAACATGAGTGAGCGCGTGTTG AGCCCGCccaagttaaatgaggtcagcCCGGATGCCAACAGAGAAAACACAGTGGCCGAGTCCGGGTCCGAGTCCTCGTCCCAGGAGGCCACCCCCGAGAAAG CTAATAACATTGCAGAGTCGCTGGCCGAGTCGGCGGCCGCCTACACCAAGGCGACAGCGCGGAAGTGCTTGCTGGAAAAGGTGGAGGTGATCACCGGGGAGGAGGCCGAAAGCAACGTGCTGCAG ATCCAGTGTAAGCTGTTTGTCTTTGACAAGACCTCGCAGTCGTGGGTGGAGAGAGGCCGGGGGCTGCTCAGACTCAACGACATGGCATCGACTGACGATGGGACGTTGCAGTCCCGACTAG TGATGCGGACCCAGGGCAGCCTGCGGCTGATCCTCAACACCAAGCTGTGGGCCCAGATGCAGATGGACAAGGCCAGTGAGAAGAGCATCCGCATCACAGCCATGGACACGGAGGACCAGGGCGTGAAGGTCTTCCTGATCTCG GCCAGCTCCAAGGACACGGGCCAGCTGTATGCGGCCCTGCACCACCGCATCCTGGCGCTGCGCAGCCACGTGGAGCAGGAGCAGGAGGCCAGGACGCCGGCCCCCGAGCCTGGGGCGGCCCCGTCCAACGAGGACGACAGCGACGACGACGACGTCCTGGCCCCGTCGGGGGCCACCGGAGGCG GCGCTGGCGACGAAGGGGACGGGCAGACGGCCGGGAGCACATAG
- the RANBP3 gene encoding ran-binding protein 3 isoform X2 has translation MADLANEEKPAIAPPVFVFQKDKGQKSSAEQKDLSDSGEEPRGEAEAPHHGTGHPESAGEHALELPAPASASASAPEAQLPPFPRELAGRSAGGSSPEGGEDSDREDGNYCPPVKRERTSSLTQFPPSQSVSKNNVFMPSTFCEPSAGNSDSEPEEKSSGFRLKPPTLIHGQAPSAGLPSQKPKEQQRSVLRPAVLQAPQPKVLSQTVPSSGTNGVSVPADCPGAATSASPDNPARRSPSDEAPALEEKDLQKNESSSASEESCEKKELAQQAFVFGQNLRDRVKLINENAEVVDMENAGHPSSEAPAATNYFLQYISSSLESSANSADAASSKFIFGQNMSERVLSPPKLNEVSPDANRENTVAESGSESSSQEATPEKESLAESAAAYTKATARKCLLEKVEVITGEEAESNVLQIQCKLFVFDKTSQSWVERGRGLLRLNDMASTDDGTLQSRLVMRTQGSLRLILNTKLWAQMQMDKASEKSIRITAMDTEDQGVKVFLISASSKDTGQLYAALHHRILALRSHVEQEQEARTPAPEPGAAPSNEDDSDDDDVLAPSGATGGGAGDEGDGQTAGST, from the exons aaaaGCCTGCCATTGCTCCGCCCGTCTTTGTGTTTCAGAAGGATAAAGGACAAAAG TCCTCTGCAGAGCAAAAAGACTTGTCGGATTCGGGAGAGGAGCCTCGGGGGGAGGCTGAGGCCCCCCACCATGGCACGGGTCACCCCGAGTCAGCTGGTGAGCATGCCCTAGAGCTTCCTGCCCCCGCTAGCGCTTCAGCCAGCGCTCCTGAAGCCCAGCTTCCTCCTTTTCCACGAGAACTGGCAGGG AGGTCAGCCGGAGGCTCCAGCCCCGAAGGTGGAGAAG ATTCTGACCGAGAAGATGGAAATTACTGCCCTCCCGTCAAGCGAGAAAGAACATCCTCTTTAACGCAATTCCCGCCTTCACAGTCAG TATcaaaaaacaatgtttttatgCCATCCACCTTCTGCGAGCCATCTGCAGGCAATTCTGACTCAGAACCAG AGGAAAAGAGCAGTGGATTCCGGTTGAAGCCGCCGACCCTGATCCACGGCCAGGCACCCAGTGCAG GTCTGCCGAGCCAGAAGCCCAAGGAGCAGCAGCGGAGCGTGCTTCGCCCAGCAGTGCTACAAGCCCCGCAGCCAAAGGTGCTCTCACAGACCG TCCCGAGCAGCGGCACCAACGGGGTCAGTGTCCCGGCAGACTGCCCGGGGGCAGCGACATCGGCTTCGCCTGACAACCCCGCCCGGAGGAGTCCCTCTGACGAGGCACCAGCACTTGAG GAGAAAGACTTGCAGAAAAATGAGTCCAGCAGTGCTTCTGAGGAGAGCTGCGAGAAGAAGGAGCTTGCACAGCAGGCGTTTGTGTTCGGGCAGAACCTGAGGGACAGAGTTAAG TTAATAAATGAGAACGCTGAAGTAGTGGACATGGAGAACGCCGGACACCCCAGTTCAGAAGCGCCAGCCGCCACCAACTACTTCCTTCAGTACATCAGCTCCAG TTTAGAGAGCTCAGCCAACAGTGCGGACGCCGCCAGCAGCAAATTCATATTTGGCCAGAACATGAGTGAGCGCGTGTTG AGCCCGCccaagttaaatgaggtcagcCCGGATGCCAACAGAGAAAACACAGTGGCCGAGTCCGGGTCCGAGTCCTCGTCCCAGGAGGCCACCCCCGAGAAAG AGTCGCTGGCCGAGTCGGCGGCCGCCTACACCAAGGCGACAGCGCGGAAGTGCTTGCTGGAAAAGGTGGAGGTGATCACCGGGGAGGAGGCCGAAAGCAACGTGCTGCAG ATCCAGTGTAAGCTGTTTGTCTTTGACAAGACCTCGCAGTCGTGGGTGGAGAGAGGCCGGGGGCTGCTCAGACTCAACGACATGGCATCGACTGACGATGGGACGTTGCAGTCCCGACTAG TGATGCGGACCCAGGGCAGCCTGCGGCTGATCCTCAACACCAAGCTGTGGGCCCAGATGCAGATGGACAAGGCCAGTGAGAAGAGCATCCGCATCACAGCCATGGACACGGAGGACCAGGGCGTGAAGGTCTTCCTGATCTCG GCCAGCTCCAAGGACACGGGCCAGCTGTATGCGGCCCTGCACCACCGCATCCTGGCGCTGCGCAGCCACGTGGAGCAGGAGCAGGAGGCCAGGACGCCGGCCCCCGAGCCTGGGGCGGCCCCGTCCAACGAGGACGACAGCGACGACGACGACGTCCTGGCCCCGTCGGGGGCCACCGGAGGCG GCGCTGGCGACGAAGGGGACGGGCAGACGGCCGGGAGCACATAG